One Capillibacterium thermochitinicola genomic region harbors:
- the gcvPB gene encoding aminomethyl-transferring glycine dehydrogenase subunit GcvPB, translated as MKKKAGPVLLNQASVPGRRGYLPPVSDLTTPEEELIPSAFRRTAPLNLPELSEMDVTRHFTQLSQRSFGVDQGFYPLGSCTMKYNPKLLEDLASLPGFRDLHPLQDESNVQGALRLIYEAERIFATITGMDAFTLQPAAGAHGELTGLLIMKAALRDRGELEREIILIPDSAHGTNPASAALAGFRVQKIPSSAAGIIEPEDLKPYLSPQVAGLMLTNPNTLGLFEEKILTITQMIHDIGGQVYYDGANLNAIMGWARPGDMGFDLVHLNLHKTFATPHGGGGPGSGPLGVKAHLAPYLPVPRVVSTPAGFKWSYDAPRTIGKVKGFWGHFAVIIKALAYIYSLGFDGLKQASSDAVLAANYLQTLLKEDYNLPYDRHCMHEFVLSGLKENPAGVRTMDLAKSLLDYGIHPPTVYFPLIVAEALMIEPTESVTLDLLDSFVAVMKELAEQAKTTPEKLKEAPYTTPVRRLNEAEAARHPVLKW; from the coding sequence ATGAAAAAGAAAGCCGGACCCGTTTTATTAAACCAGGCTTCCGTCCCGGGAAGACGAGGCTATCTACCCCCCGTTTCGGATCTGACGACACCGGAAGAAGAACTGATCCCGTCTGCTTTTCGCCGCACGGCGCCACTGAACTTACCGGAACTGAGTGAAATGGATGTGACCCGCCATTTTACCCAGTTGTCCCAGCGGAGCTTCGGTGTGGACCAAGGCTTTTATCCACTGGGCTCCTGCACAATGAAATACAACCCCAAACTCCTGGAAGATTTGGCCTCCCTTCCCGGTTTTCGGGACCTCCATCCTTTGCAGGATGAATCCAACGTGCAAGGGGCCCTCCGGTTGATCTACGAAGCAGAAAGAATCTTCGCGACCATCACCGGGATGGACGCCTTTACGTTGCAACCAGCCGCCGGTGCCCACGGCGAACTAACCGGTCTCTTGATTATGAAAGCAGCCCTTCGGGATCGGGGTGAATTGGAACGGGAGATCATTCTTATTCCCGACTCCGCCCACGGCACCAACCCCGCCAGTGCGGCGTTGGCCGGCTTTAGAGTCCAAAAGATCCCGTCTTCGGCGGCCGGAATTATTGAACCTGAGGACCTTAAACCTTATCTGTCACCGCAGGTTGCCGGGTTGATGTTAACAAACCCCAATACCTTGGGCCTTTTTGAAGAAAAGATTCTAACCATCACCCAGATGATCCACGACATCGGCGGCCAGGTCTATTACGACGGTGCCAACCTCAATGCCATTATGGGCTGGGCCCGTCCCGGTGATATGGGCTTTGACCTTGTCCATCTTAATCTCCATAAGACCTTTGCCACCCCTCATGGCGGCGGCGGTCCCGGTTCCGGGCCACTGGGTGTTAAAGCCCACTTGGCACCGTATTTGCCTGTTCCCCGGGTCGTTTCGACGCCGGCCGGTTTTAAGTGGAGTTACGATGCACCCCGTACCATTGGTAAAGTGAAGGGTTTTTGGGGTCATTTTGCGGTAATCATCAAAGCCCTCGCCTATATTTACAGCCTCGGCTTTGACGGGTTGAAGCAAGCCTCATCCGATGCAGTCTTAGCGGCCAATTATCTGCAAACCTTATTAAAGGAAGACTATAATCTTCCTTACGACCGGCACTGTATGCACGAGTTCGTCCTCAGCGGGTTGAAGGAAAACCCGGCCGGAGTCCGGACCATGGATCTGGCGAAAAGCCTTCTCGATTACGGGATCCATCCGCCGACCGTCTACTTTCCCTTGATCGTGGCCGAAGCCTTAATGATTGAACCAACAGAATCCGTCACCCTGGACTTACTGGATTCATTTGTGGCGGTCATGAAAGAACTGGCGGAGCAAGCCAAGACCACGCCGGAGAAACTAAAAGAAGCGCCCTATACGACACCCGTACGGCGCTTAAACGAAGCAGAAGCAGCCCGCCATCCGGTCCTAAAGTGGTAA
- the gcvPA gene encoding aminomethyl-transferring glycine dehydrogenase subunit GcvPA, protein MGHPYLPLTDQERRQMAKVIGIQDESELFATIPVTIRAKAAFDLSARNEWEVKRLFTRWAAENTPVSQLISFLGAGAYEHAIPSALPFLVNRSEFLTAYTPYQPEFSQGLLQAFFEYQSLVADLTGMDVANASMYDGPTALAEAVLLAHNVSNRKEFIVLSGLNPEAQQVLRTYTAHLPVKMHFMAPQEQEPEVKSQLATLLSDQTAAVVLQYPDFFGRLRLTRDLLSLIKESGALSIVYLNDPICLGLLEPPGTMGADLVVGEAQSFGLPLSFGGPYLGFFAAKKDFLRNMPGRLVGKTTDLDGKEGFVLTLQTREQHIRREKATSNICTNQALCAITATIYLSLLGPTGLKEVALSTVRNSHYLYSQLTRIPAVQGLSLEPFFHEFVIGLPTTDESFIPKMKEKGFLPGYRLPSGQPFSTNAYLLYTSELRTKAEMDRFCEEIERCVQ, encoded by the coding sequence ATGGGCCATCCATATTTACCCCTGACCGACCAGGAACGGCGTCAAATGGCCAAAGTCATTGGCATTCAAGACGAGTCCGAACTCTTCGCCACCATTCCGGTGACAATACGCGCCAAAGCTGCCTTTGACCTTTCCGCCCGGAATGAGTGGGAGGTTAAGCGGCTCTTTACCCGGTGGGCGGCAGAAAACACCCCCGTCTCGCAGCTCATTTCCTTTCTGGGGGCCGGGGCCTATGAACACGCAATCCCGTCGGCACTACCCTTTTTGGTCAACCGTTCCGAGTTTCTGACCGCCTATACCCCTTACCAGCCGGAGTTCAGCCAGGGACTGCTCCAGGCCTTTTTTGAATACCAATCCTTAGTTGCCGATCTGACCGGAATGGACGTGGCCAATGCTTCAATGTACGATGGACCCACCGCCCTGGCCGAGGCCGTCCTCCTGGCTCATAACGTCAGCAACCGGAAGGAGTTTATCGTGCTTTCCGGACTGAACCCCGAAGCCCAACAGGTTCTCCGGACTTACACCGCCCATTTACCGGTGAAAATGCATTTTATGGCACCGCAAGAACAGGAACCAGAAGTCAAATCACAACTCGCCACCTTGCTTTCCGACCAAACCGCCGCGGTCGTCCTCCAGTATCCGGATTTTTTTGGCCGCCTGCGGCTGACCAGAGATTTGCTCTCCTTAATTAAAGAAAGTGGCGCTTTGTCCATCGTTTATCTTAACGACCCAATCTGCCTCGGCCTGTTGGAACCACCCGGGACGATGGGTGCGGATCTCGTGGTCGGTGAAGCCCAGTCTTTCGGGTTACCCCTCTCCTTTGGCGGACCTTACCTTGGTTTTTTCGCCGCCAAAAAGGATTTTCTCCGGAACATGCCCGGCCGGTTGGTCGGAAAGACCACCGATCTAGACGGAAAAGAAGGGTTTGTCTTAACGCTACAAACCAGAGAACAACATATCCGGCGTGAAAAAGCCACTTCCAACATCTGCACCAATCAGGCCCTCTGTGCCATCACCGCCACCATCTACCTGTCCCTACTGGGCCCAACCGGCTTAAAAGAAGTCGCGCTGTCCACGGTACGGAACAGTCATTACCTCTATTCCCAACTAACCAGGATTCCGGCGGTGCAAGGACTATCGCTCGAACCCTTTTTCCATGAATTTGTGATTGGCCTGCCTACCACCGATGAATCCTTTATCCCAAAAATGAAGGAGAAAGGCTTTCTCCCCGGCTATAGGTTGCCTTCCGGTCAACCGTTTTCAACCAACGCCTATCTCTTATATACTTCCGAATTACGAACCAAAGCCGAGATGGACCGGTTCTGTGAAGAAATTGAGAGGTGTGTACAATGA
- the gcvT gene encoding glycine cleavage system aminomethyltransferase GcvT produces MAPSPEKKTPLYESCLQAGARFTEFAGWQMPLQFAGILQEVHAVRNHAGLFDVSHMGELLVAGPEALSFLDRMLTNNVATVDSGQVIYTFLCNPEGGTIDDLLVYRIGQQEFLLVVNAINTETVFSFLQSQATGYEIELRDYSPLFALLALQGPAAAAILTRLFPDVLPLKTYRFKKLLWQNEELIISRTGYTGEDGFEIFIPPTLAATLWADLLRAGEKDGLVPAGLGARDLLRLEAGLPLYGHELSTTISPVQAGLERFIAWEKPDFCGRSPLLREKNDPNTPRRIGLIADRSAIPRPGMTVYWDQQPIGQITSGSYSPTLEKALGMALVHPVPPPGTPLSLAMRGTFRPAECVQLPFYKRKR; encoded by the coding sequence CCCGCTTTACGAAAGCTGTTTACAAGCGGGTGCCCGCTTTACCGAGTTTGCGGGCTGGCAGATGCCTCTGCAGTTCGCCGGGATCCTGCAAGAAGTCCACGCCGTCCGCAACCACGCCGGGTTGTTTGACGTCTCCCATATGGGCGAATTATTGGTTGCCGGTCCGGAAGCCCTGTCTTTTTTAGACCGGATGCTAACCAATAATGTGGCTACGGTCGACAGCGGTCAAGTCATCTATACCTTTCTTTGCAACCCGGAAGGCGGGACCATCGACGACCTTTTAGTCTACCGCATCGGACAACAAGAGTTTTTGCTGGTGGTCAACGCCATTAATACCGAAACGGTCTTTTCCTTCCTGCAATCCCAGGCCACCGGTTATGAAATAGAACTCCGGGACTACTCCCCACTCTTTGCGCTCCTGGCCCTCCAAGGCCCCGCCGCAGCCGCTATCCTCACCCGGCTTTTTCCGGATGTCCTTCCTTTAAAAACTTACCGGTTCAAGAAGCTTTTGTGGCAAAACGAAGAACTGATCATCTCCCGCACCGGCTATACCGGTGAGGATGGCTTTGAGATATTTATCCCGCCGACCCTGGCCGCGACCCTTTGGGCGGATCTCCTCCGTGCCGGTGAGAAGGACGGTTTAGTCCCGGCCGGTCTAGGCGCCCGGGATTTGCTCAGACTGGAGGCGGGTTTACCGCTTTACGGCCATGAACTTTCCACCACAATCTCCCCGGTCCAAGCCGGGTTGGAACGGTTTATCGCCTGGGAGAAGCCGGATTTTTGTGGCCGTTCACCTTTGCTGCGGGAAAAGAACGATCCCAACACTCCGCGGCGGATTGGCCTCATCGCCGACCGCTCTGCCATCCCCCGTCCGGGGATGACTGTCTACTGGGATCAACAGCCGATCGGGCAGATTACTTCCGGGTCCTATTCGCCAACCCTGGAGAAAGCGCTGGGGATGGCTTTGGTGCATCCGGTTCCACCGCCCGGTACCCCGTTGTCACTGGCGATGCGTGGTACTTTCCGTCCCGCCGAATGCGTTCAACTACCGTTTTATAAGAGAAAGAGGTGA